One segment of Primulina tabacum isolate GXHZ01 chromosome 14, ASM2559414v2, whole genome shotgun sequence DNA contains the following:
- the LOC142523912 gene encoding uncharacterized protein LOC142523912, whose protein sequence is MKLEVVQEKEYEEDELQVDKFFMVLSQMEDGQHEVQDPLEEINLGELENPKVGWTWKLVEHRLPLKEGFKPFQQPSRRMSKEVELKVKEEVEKLLKAKFIKPIRYTEWLSNIVPVMKKNGKVRICIDFRDLNCATPKDLYVMPIPDMLIDSVARHELLSFMDGFSGYNQIKIAETDTHKTAFRCPGAVGTFEWLVMPFGLKNAGATYQRAMNLIFRDMIGHHIEVYIDDIVVKSKQAVDHIEHLRKSFQRMRQHELKLNPLKCAFGVKAVIFLGFLVHQRGVEVDKNKAKAIMEANPPRNKKELQRFLGKVNYLRRFISNLAGKTKEFSQLLKLKDSREFEWEKSHQNAFDVIKRYLSNPHVLMPPSWYSNSCQGSSNAQVCPWLHTILRHPKLLDDFEEVSLVHVPRQENWEADELAQVASGLKMSPELTHRLVLIKKKNHPSIQQREIQVDTLNLDINLAGDWRDDIKQIWNSRVPDMFTGSDMKEFAEDYGIKLRNSSPHYPQSNGQAEASNKILIKILQKMRKENPRDWPRLLPEILWAYRTSKRSATGVSPFSLTFGHDAVLPLEIMVPSMRVARQNELSLENYNEAMIMELEELDELRIQAYNAMLLQKQKVARIYNKRVNKKSFHEGEIVWKAILPIGTKDRELGKWIGEHAPRIGDLPRAAGDGERERRGRSDNKERVEGTWGSPRLMTGAGEAIWLLKPACKGKLVMFSLLWLKLSLMLPHVLLQLLSQPVTGEKPEKFTGVDFKRWQQKMMFYLTMLNLARFLSEDAPKLTEGEGDVESVSAVEAWNHYDFLC, encoded by the exons ATGAAACTTGAGGTTGTCCAAGAAAAAGAATACGAAGAGGATGAACtccaagttgataaattttttatGGTGCTATCTCAAATGGAAGATGGCCAACACGAAGTACAAGACCCGTTGGAAGAAATTAACTTGGGGGAGCTTGAGAATCCAAAAGTG GGTTGGACCTGGAAATTGGTCGAACACCGACTTCCACTCAAAGAAGGTTTCAAACCATTTCAACAGCCATCTCGTCGCATGTCAAAAGAAGTCgagttgaaagtgaaagaagAAGTGGAGAAATTGTTAAAGGCCAAGTTTATAAAACCAATCAGATATACCGAATGGCTTTCGAATATTGTGCCAGTCATGAAAAAGAATGGCAAGGTCAGAATATGCATCGACTTCCGAGACTTGAACTGTGCAACTCCCAAAGATTTATATGTGATGCCAATACCTGATATGTTGATTGATTCTGTGGCTAGGCATGAGTTGTTATCCTTCATGGATGGATTCTCAGGTTACAATCAGATCAAAATAGCAGAAACTGACACTCACAAAACTGCATTCAGATGTCCAGGAGCTGTTGGTACGTTTGAATGGCTTGTTATGCCATTCGGGCTAAAAAACGCAGGAGCCACATATCAAAGGGCTATGAACTTGATCTTTCGAGATATGATAGGACATCATATTGAAGTATATATAGACGATATTGTTGTGAAATCTAAACAAGCTGTTGATCACATTGAACACTTGAGGAAGAGTTTCCAAAGAATGAGGCAACATGAGTTGAAGTTAAATCCATTGAAATGTGCCTTTGGCGTGAAAGCAGTAATCTTTTTGGGATTTCTGGTGCATCAAAGGGGAGTCGAAGTGGATAAAAACAAAGCGAAGGCTATCATGGAGGCAAATCCGCCTAGGAACAAGAAAGAGTTACAACGTTTCCTTGGGAAAGTGAATTACTTGAGACGTTTCATTTCTAACCTTGCAGGGAAGACGAAGGAATTTTCACAGTTGTTGAAGCTCAAAGACAGCAGGGAGTTCGAATGGGAAAAGTCGCATCAGAACGCTTTTGATGTGATCAAGAGATATTTATCTAACCCACATGTTCTTATGCCTCCCAG CTGGTACTCAAACAGCTGTCAGGGGAGTTCAAATGCACAAGTTTGTCCTTGGCTCCATACTATACTGCGGCATCCCAAGCTCCTAGATGATTTTGAAGAAGTGTCATTAGTACACGTCCCAAGACAAGAAAATTGGGAGGCAGACGAGTTGGCACAAGTTGCTTCGGGATTGAAGATGTCTCCAGAACTTACGCACAGGCTGGTGTTGATTAAGAAGAAAAACCACCCTTCAATTCAGCAAAGAGAGATTCAGGTAGACACGCTCAACTTGGATATTAACTTAGCTGGTGACTGGAGGGATGACATAAAACAG atttggaattccagAGTCCCTGATATGTTCACTGGTTCAGATATGAAGGAATTCGCAGAAGACTATGGAATCAAATTGAGAAATTCATCCCCTCATTACCCACAATCCAACGGACAAGCCGAAGCATCgaacaaaattttaataaagattttacaGAAAATGAGGAAAGAAAATCCTAGGGATTGGCCACGGTTATTACCAGAAATTTTGTGGGCATACAGAACATCCAAGAGGAGTGCCACTGGAGTGAGCCCTTTTTCCCTTACCTTTGGCCACGATGCAGTGCTCCCGTTGGAGATTATGGTGCCATCAATGCGAGTGGCAAGACAAAATGAACTTTCCCTGGAAAATTATAATGAAGCAATGATCATGGAGTTAGAAGAACTGGATGAGTTGAGAATCCAAGCGTACAATGCTATGCTGTTACAGAAACAGAAAGTTGCAAGAATCTACAACAAAAGGGTTAACAAGAAAAGCTTCCATGAAGGGGAAATAGTGTGGAAGGCTATATTGCCTATAGGAACAAAGGATAGGGAGCTGGGCAAGTG GATAGGCGAGCACGCTCCAAGAATCGGCGATCTTCCAAGGGCAGCTGGGGATGGTGAACGAGAACGGCGTGGGAGAAGCGACAACAAAGAACGGGTTGAAGGAACTTGGGGCTCGCCGCGGCTGATGACTGGGGCTGGCGAAGCA ATATGGCTACTGAAACCAGCGTGCAAAGGGAAACTGGTTATGTTTTCCCTACTGTGGCTCAAGTTGTCCCTCATGTTACCCCACGTACTGTTGCAATTGCTGTCCCAGCCAGTCACAGGTGAAAAGCCTGAAAAGTTCACTGGTGTGGACTTCAAAAGGTGGCAGCAAAAGATGATGTTCTACTTGACGATGCTGAACCTGGCTAGATTCTTGTCTGAGGATGCTCCTAAACTCACAGAGGGTGAGGGAGATGTTGAATCTGTTAGTGCTGTGGAGGCATGGAATCATTATGATTTCTTATGCTGA
- the LOC142525256 gene encoding 17.3 kDa class II heat shock protein-like: MDIRFLGFDSPLFNLFDASEDSDGKKSIGAPTRTYFRDAKAMAATPADIKEYPKSYEFVIDMPGLKSGDIKVQVEDGNVLLISGERKREDVKEGEKYVRMERRVGKFMRKFVLPENANINAIKAVCQDGVLTVTVEKLPPPEPKKPKTIEVQIA, translated from the coding sequence ATGGATATAAGGTTTCTTGGATTCGACTCCCCACTTTTCAACTTGTTTGATGCTTCTGAGGATTCTGATGGCAAAAAATCCATCGGTGCACCCACCAGGACCTACTTTCGCGACGCCAAGGCCATGGCAGCGACGCCAGCGGATATCAAGGAGTACCCGAAATCATACGAGTTTGTGATCGATATGCCGGGCCTCAAATCAGGTGATATCAAAGTGCAGGTGGAGGATGGGAATGTGCTGCTGATCAGTGGCGAGCGTAAGAGAGAAGATGTGAAGGAAGGTGAGAAATACGTGAGAATGGAACGGAGGGTTGGGAAGTTCATGAGGAAATTCGTGTTGCCGGAGAACGCTAATATCAACGCAATCAAGGCGGTGTGTCAAGATGGTGTGCTAACTGTGACGGTGGAGAAACTGCCGCCACCGGAGCCGAAAAAGCCCAAGACTATCGAGGTTCAAATCGCTTGA
- the LOC142525255 gene encoding protein PLASTID MOVEMENT IMPAIRED 1-RELATED 1-like: MVSAVNISSLPWGTESKIAVSPKIDMSSELKFAKTGGEDLDGGLFLHDIEEISHALYLHGNQHKALNPTSDHRINVVPKYGFSESRNKFKIHDSPQKDKKLSIWNWKPLKALTHNRNHTFNCCFFLQVHAVEGLPSNFNSLNLCVTWSRKGKMLKTHPSRAYLGMAEFEDTLMDWCTINCSRNRARNSANYEPKVFLLHTSVIGATTLDIGKHWIDLTRLLPMTLEELETEEGGSGKWTTSFKLTGVAKGAMLNVSFGFFMMNSNSIESGNYVKVPNAENERGPATANYITDFGNSHQRSQINYHSTIPTGSSKRSHRRSQSLELKFLDDLPSRGSELAHSVSLLYQKIDQEKMCDVLEFDYGHESLQSLKPKAAPSIESAGGNIGHEVDSSMFSIIEQDLESSMMNQVKLERHGSQRMDSSLIEIINVADIFDWEETVFDEDIECNLNLGSDDHDIIDETKAKENSMSTKEPYDEELDLVFSDMMASRSADLESSQDINNCYEQETSEKIHYCNKYSKFHESLSLDNVAESIENDFLNMLCRQSTDDIGFDSYLESPRDQLLKQFEEDSLPRENDSFDTVVMAEQDFFCHTPDGYRRMPHADDFGLSPAILADEQYLGGITHSMSKKNAKVVENLETVALMQEWGLNEKDFQNSPCSSSGGFGSPVYVPPAGPLKLPSLQECLGPIIQIKGGGFLRSMNPLLFRNANNGARLIVQVSAPVVFPKAMGLAVMEILQCWASVGVEKMSIQADKLMPLEDITGKMVQQVMPEAESISEVFMRLDLDEIDSDCVSFENIVPAAITNFEGLLIEGLRIQSGLTDQESPSKVGIQFVGSSDPDKATEVCANFGSERTSGLRLLDDDELVKYSLSLEDWVRLDSEGFDIDGGADENGLKLLAAHCTGSLELSSVRDYGTSNKNFIMGLKVQLRDPLRDNERVGSSMLAMIEVQRIPSPKMPCTSGKILNDEKDGLDERLVEAIVGSKQKSWIFEKGIPQFKFSEVHVTGLSTSLGKELWGTDKQQQSGSRWLLSSGLGRTNKNHICKSKAIIQSSSRIMRTPWPTNVLWSISSDTQGEAAAWDEIVGLNVYKRNPDIIFP, encoded by the exons atGGTCTCAGCAGTAAACATCTCTTCTCTTCCTTGGGGGACCGAGTCAAAGATTGCTGTAAGTCCCAAGATT GATATGTCATCAGAACTCAAATTCGCGAAGACAGGTGGAGAAGATTTGGACGGTGGGCTTTTTCTGcatgatattgaagaaatcagCCACGCCCTTTATTTGCATGGAAACCAGCATAAGGCATTGAATCCAACTTCTGATCACCGTATTAATGTGGTCCCTAAATACGGCTTTTCAGAATCAAGAAATAaattcaagattcatgattcgCCGCAAAAGGACAAGAAATTATCAATATGGAATTGGAAGCCTTTAAAGGCTCTGACCCACAACCGTAATCATACGTTTAATTGTTGTTTCTTTCTCCAAGTGCACGCTGTTGAAGGGTTGCCTTCGAATTTTAACAGCCTTAATCTGTGTGTGACTTGGAGTCGGAAGGGCAAGATGTTGAAAACTCACCCTTCCCGTGCATATTTGGGAATGGCCGAATTCGAAGATACTCTCATGGACTGGTGTACTATTAATTGTAGTAGAAACAGGGCTCGTAATTCAGCAAACTATGAACCCAAAGTCTTCTTGCTTCATACCTCAGTGATAGGGGCTACAACACTGGACATTGGGAAGCACTGGATTGACCTAACAAGGTTGCTCCCAATGACTTTGGAGGAGTTAGAAACTGAAGAGGGGGGCTCAGGGAAGTGGACTACTAGCTTTAAACTCACAGGCGTAGCAAAAGGTGCAATGTTGAATGTTAGTTTTGGATTTTTCATGATGAATAGTAATTCCATTGAGTCAGGTAATTATGTGAAAGTTCCTAATGCTGAGAACGAACGTGGACCAGCAACGGCAAATTATATTACTGATTTCGGAAATAGTCATCAAAGAAGCCAGATAAATTACCATAGTACCATCCCTACAGGTTCAAGTAAACGGTCACATCGTCGGTCCCAGTCACTAGAACTGAAATTTCTAGATGACCTCCCAAGCAGAGGATCAGAACTCGCACATTCAGTTTCTTTGTTGTACCAAAAGATTGACCAGGAAAAGATGTGTGATGTTCTAGAGTTTGATTACGGTCATGAGTCTTTGCAGTCCCTAAAACCTAAGGCTGCACCCTCTATTGAGTCTGCTGGTGGTAATATTGGACATGAGGTTGACAGTAGCATGTTTTCCATAATTGAGCAAGATTTAGAAAGCTCCATGATGAATCAGGTGAAGCTAGAACGGCATGGTAGTCAAAGAATGGACAGTTCTCTAATTGAAATTATTAATGTTGCTGACATTTTTGACTGGGAAGAGACAGTATTTGATGAGGACATTGAATGTAATCTGAATCTTGGTAGCGATGACCATGACATTATTGATGAGACTAAAGCCAAAGAAAATAGCATGTCCACTAAAGAACCATATGATGAAGAACTCGATTTAGTTTTCTCTGACATGATGGCATCTAGATCAGCAGATTTGGAATCATCACAAGATATAAACAATTGTTATGAGCAAGAAACATCCGAGAAAATCCATTATTGCAATAAATATAGTAAGTTTCATGAATCTCTTAGCTTGGATAATGTTGCAGAATCTATAGAAAACGATTTTCTTAACATGTTGTGCCGGCAGAGTACAGATGACATAGGCTTTGATAGCTATCTTGAGTCTCCCAGAGATCAACTATTGAAACAGTTTGAGGAGGACTCCCTTCCAAGGGAAAACGACTCTTTTGATACTGTTGTGATGGCAGAGCAGGATTTTTTTTGTCATACACCCGATGGCTATCGGAGAATGCCACATGCAGACGATTTTGGTTTGTCCCCAGCTATTTTAGCTGATGAACAGTATCTAGGTGGTATTACCCACTCAATGAGTAAAAAAAATGCTAAAGtagttgaaaatttggaaacgGTAGCTTTAATGCAGGAATGGGGTTTGAATGAGAAGGATTTTCAGAATTCTCCATGCTCTAGCTCTGGTGGGTTTGGAAGCCCAGTCTATGTGCCCCCAGCAGGACCTTTGAAGTTGCCTTCTCTTCAAGAATGCCTTGGTCCAATCATTCAGATAAAGGGTGGTGGTTTCTTACGGTCAATGAATCCTTTACTTTTCAGAAATGCAAATAATGGGGCTAGATTAATCGTGCAAGTTTCTGCTCCAGTTGTGTTTCCCAAAGCAATGGGGCTCGCTGTCATGGAAATACTTCAGTGTTGGGCATCTGTGGGAGTTGAAAAGATGTCTATTCAAGCAGATAAATTGATGCCTTTGGAAGATATCACGGGGAAGATGGTACAACAAGTGATGCCAGAGGCTGAATCAATATCAGAGGTTTTTATGAG ATTGGATTTGGACGAGATCGATTCAGATTGTGTATCTTTTGAAAATATCGTTCCTGCGGCTATAACCAATTTTGAAGGTCTTTTAATTGAAGGGCTCAGGATTCAGTCTGGTCTAACAGATCAAGAATCACCTTCGAAAGTTGGGATCCAGTTTGTCGGGAGTTCTGATCCGGATAAGGCTACTGAAGTTTGTGCGAACTTTGGTTCTGAAAGGACATCAGGTTTGCGGCTCCTTGATGATGATGAGTTAGTCAAATACTCTTTGTCATTGGAAGATTGGGTGAGGTTAGACAGTGAAGGTTTTGACATCGACGGTGGAGCTGATGAAAATGGTTTGAAACTTCTTGCAGCTCATTGCACTGGGTCTTTAGAATTGAGCAGTGTACGGGATTATGGtacttcaaataaaaattttataatggGTTTAAAAGTGCAGCTTAGAGATCCCTTGCGTGATAATGAAAGGGTTGGTTCCTCAATGCTTGCAATGATTGAAGTCCAGAGAATTCCCTCCCCTAAAATGCCCTGCACATCAGGGAAAATTTTAAACGATGAAAAGGATGGTTTGGACGAAAGATTGGTTGAAGCAATTGTTGGCTCCAAACAAAAAAGTTGGATCTTTGAAAAGGGTATTCCGCAATTTAAATTCTCGGAAGTCCATGTTACTGGCCTAAGTACTTCACTTGGTAAAGAGCTTTGGGGAACTGATAAACAACAGCAATCTGGATCCCGATGGTTGCTCTCTAGTGGCTTGGGTCGAACCAACAAGAATCATATTTGCAAATCTAAGGCAATTATACAATCTTCTTCAAGAATAATGAGAACGCCATGGCCTACGAATGTCCTTTGGAGCATATCCTCAGATACACAAGGTGAAGCAGCTGCATGGGACGAGATAGTTGGGCTAAATGTGTACAAAAGAAATCCTGATATTATATTCCCATAA
- the LOC142523913 gene encoding uncharacterized protein LOC142523913, which yields MVSQILEDLIRDCMIDFQGSWEPKLPLVKFTYNNSYQASIGMAPYEAMNGWKCRSSVYWDEVGEREELGQDIVSQTAELVVKIRHMMRTAQSRQKSYAYQRRRDLEFAVEDHLTPNLTFEERLTQILDTHERKLQNKVIHMVKVKWLNHSED from the exons ATGGTGAGTCAGATCTTGGAGGACCTAATCAGAgattgcatgatcgacttccagggcagctgggagccgaagcTACCTCTTGTgaagttcacatacaacaacagttatcaggcatCCATTGgcatggctccatatgaggcaaTGAACGGGTGGAAGTGTAGGTCTTCAGtgtattgggacgaggtaggagagaggGAAGAGTTGGGACAAGATATTGTCAGTCAGACTGCAGAATTAGTGGTCAAGATTCGGCACATGATGAGAACCGcgcagagccgacagaagagttatgcataTCAGCGGCGcagggatcttgagtttgcagTAGAGGATCAT TTGACGCCGAACCTGACTTTCGAGGAGAGACTCACTCAGATTTTGGATACACATGAGAGGAAGCTccagaacaaggtgatccacatggtcaaagtcaagtggctaaatcattcCGAGGACTGA
- the LOC142523915 gene encoding uncharacterized protein LOC142523915, with protein sequence MEEAGATEATTDWSTKREDLEDGHKAADCLKKKGSTVGRAYVMHAEEVEDEPDTTLITGVTIYALLDSGATQSFIFETFVKRLNIILEDMGLSFKVSIPSDDQMITSSIVNNLELRLQKDVRSVSIRPPRGRYFVFEAARNKQMPHIISCMCAKKLMKRGCQDFLACVMSSLIPDNQKLEDVEVVRDYRSVFPEEFSGSSSDREVEFSFELMSGTVPISKPLYRLAPVETKELKDQIQELLDKGFYSPYLFSMRRTGTICEEKRW encoded by the exons ATGGAAGAAGCCGGGGCAACAGAAGCCACCACAGATTGGAGCACCAAAAGAGAGGACCTAGAAGATGGACATAAAGCTGCTGATTGCCTGAAGAAGAAAGGATCGACTGTGGGcagagcttatgtgatgcatgctgaAGAAGTTGAGGACGAGCCAGACACGACTCTAATAactg gtgtaACTATCTATGCATTGttggattcgggagctacacaaTCATTCATATTCGAGACATTTGTCAAGCGACTAAATATAATACTCGAGGATATGGGATtgagtttcaaagtttctattccttccgatGATCAAATGATCACTTCGAGCATTGTGAataatctggagcttcgtttgcaaaaagatgtg aggtcagtgtctattcgaccgcccaGGGGAAGatattttgtctttgaggctgcgaggaacaagcaaatgccacACATTATCTCATGCATGTGTGCGAAGAAACTTATGAAGCGAGGCTGCCAAGATTTTCTAGCTTGTGTTATGTCATCACTAATTCCCGACAATCagaagctagaggatgttgaggtCGTCAGAGACTATCGTAGcgtttttcctgaggagttTTCTGGCAGTTCATCGGACCGAGAGGTAGAGTTTTCTTTTGAGTTGATGTCGGGCACTGTGCCGATTTCTAAGCCActctatcgtctagcacccgtcGAGACGAAAGAGCTAAAAgaccaaattcaagaattgttggacaAGGGTTTTTATTCACCCTATTTGTTCTCCATGAGGCGCACCGGaactatttgtgaagaaaaaagatggtag